The proteins below come from a single Thermodesulforhabdaceae bacterium genomic window:
- a CDS encoding integron integrase translates to MEKKYEEWQVNQADTALRLYDYFLSQTSLPKTGDMSPDKESWRSLEEKMREALRLRHRSLSTEKTYLLWLRNFGNFVNGKSPDQLEGRDLQDFLSHLAVEKKVSPSTQNQALNAIVFLYRHVLDKNIEPVLSAVRAKQKRHLPVVLTTREVQSIFDQMSGTTKLMAMLIYGAGLRLQECLQLRVKDIDLEQSTIIIRSGKGDKDRRTVLPEALKNDLIHHLSEIRSFYDQDRKNEIAGVWLPGALDKKYPNAGKEWGWFWLFPAKSLSVDPRSNTVRRHHVHPASLQKAFKTAVMKAGITKQASVHTLRHSFATHLLEKGYDIRTIQELLGHRSLQTTMIYTHVATKNVLGVRSPLDK, encoded by the coding sequence ATGGAAAAGAAATATGAAGAATGGCAGGTCAATCAGGCGGATACAGCTTTAAGATTATACGATTATTTTCTCTCACAAACTTCATTGCCAAAGACGGGAGACATGTCTCCCGACAAAGAGAGTTGGCGCTCCCTTGAAGAGAAAATGCGCGAGGCTTTGAGGTTGCGACATAGATCTCTGAGCACTGAGAAAACTTACCTTCTCTGGTTAAGAAATTTTGGAAACTTTGTGAATGGTAAGAGTCCCGATCAACTCGAAGGGAGAGATTTGCAGGATTTTCTGAGCCACCTCGCGGTAGAAAAGAAAGTTTCCCCTTCGACCCAGAATCAGGCTCTCAATGCCATCGTATTTCTCTACCGCCATGTTCTGGATAAAAATATCGAACCGGTTTTAAGCGCTGTCCGTGCCAAACAGAAAAGACATCTGCCGGTAGTTCTTACGACAAGAGAAGTCCAAAGCATATTTGACCAGATGTCTGGCACAACGAAGCTGATGGCGATGTTGATATATGGGGCAGGTTTAAGACTTCAAGAATGTTTGCAGTTGAGGGTAAAAGACATCGATCTTGAACAAAGTACAATCATCATCAGATCAGGAAAAGGAGATAAGGATCGAAGAACTGTTCTTCCTGAGGCGTTAAAGAATGACCTTATTCACCACCTTTCAGAAATAAGGTCGTTCTATGATCAGGATAGGAAAAACGAAATAGCAGGGGTATGGCTTCCAGGTGCCTTAGATAAGAAATATCCAAATGCCGGAAAGGAATGGGGATGGTTCTGGCTCTTTCCGGCAAAATCACTTTCGGTCGATCCCAGAAGCAATACTGTAAGAAGACACCACGTTCATCCCGCCTCGCTTCAAAAAGCGTTCAAAACCGCTGTGATGAAGGCTGGAATCACAAAGCAGGCCTCTGTCCATACCCTGAGACACAGTTTTGCGACCCATCTTCTCGAAAAAGGCTACGACATTCGAACCATTCAAGAACTTCTCGGCCATCGAAGTCTTCAGACTACCATGATCTATACCCACGTGGCGACTAAGAACGTGCTTGGTGTCCGAAGTCCGCTGGATAAGTAA
- a CDS encoding type II toxin-antitoxin system HicB family antitoxin — MKGEFTAIIEPAPEGGYWAICPEVPGANGQGETIEEAKESLRQAIELILQDRTEDILRGLPEDAILEKIVIA, encoded by the coding sequence ATGAAAGGTGAATTTACGGCAATTATAGAGCCTGCACCCGAAGGTGGGTATTGGGCGATTTGTCCTGAAGTACCAGGTGCCAATGGACAGGGAGAAACAATAGAAGAGGCAAAAGAGAGTTTACGTCAGGCTATTGAACTTATTCTCCAGGATCGAACAGAGGATATTCTTCGAGGGTTACCTGAAGATGCAATCCTGGAAAAGATTGTAATTGCATGA
- a CDS encoding type II toxin-antitoxin system HicA family toxin, giving the protein MKRKELERKLRIAGCYLKREGTSHSLWINPKTGVVEAVPRDNEIKEPLAKKILKNLNAE; this is encoded by the coding sequence ATGAAACGTAAAGAGTTAGAAAGAAAATTGCGAATAGCCGGTTGTTATCTAAAAAGAGAAGGTACGTCACACTCACTATGGATTAATCCAAAAACCGGGGTTGTTGAAGCGGTTCCTCGAGATAATGAAATCAAAGAGCCTTTAGCAAAGAAAATATTGAAAAACCTAAATGCAGAATAA
- a CDS encoding cation transporter, producing MADCGCEFEAKTKAELRVLRILLGINAVMFAVEFAAGLVAESTGLLADSLDMLADAFVYGISLYAVGRALSLKARAARTSGFVQILLGLGVLAEVCRRFLLGSEPESVLMLSFGSLALVANLTCLALLTKHRKGEVHMRASWIFSTNDMLANLGVILSGILVAVTASHIPDLVIGLLISALVVRGGLAILREAKAASTDGGERT from the coding sequence ATGGCAGACTGCGGCTGCGAGTTTGAAGCCAAGACAAAAGCAGAGTTGAGGGTTCTCCGAATTCTTCTCGGCATCAACGCGGTCATGTTCGCTGTTGAGTTCGCGGCTGGCTTGGTCGCAGAGTCGACCGGACTGCTCGCAGACTCGCTGGACATGCTTGCGGATGCCTTTGTCTATGGCATCAGCTTGTACGCCGTTGGTCGTGCTCTCTCGCTCAAGGCCCGCGCCGCCCGCACCAGCGGCTTCGTTCAAATCCTGTTAGGTCTCGGAGTTCTCGCTGAGGTCTGCCGCCGCTTCTTGCTCGGCAGCGAGCCAGAGAGCGTTCTTATGCTCAGCTTCGGCAGTCTTGCACTTGTTGCAAATCTCACTTGCCTTGCTTTGCTCACAAAGCACCGCAAGGGTGAGGTTCACATGCGCGCTTCATGGATATTTTCAACCAATGACATGCTGGCTAACCTCGGGGTCATTCTTTCCGGCATCTTGGTGGCGGTAACGGCCTCACACATACCAGATCTGGTTATTGGCCTGCTGATCTCGGCGTTGGTGGTCAGGGGCGGCCTTGCCATACTTCGTGAGGCAAAAGCGGCGTCCACAGATGGCGGTGAGCGCACCTAA
- a CDS encoding type II toxin-antitoxin system VapC family toxin, producing MKLLLDTHTFIWWDSEPAKLSPQALALCQDRQNVLLLSVVSVWEMQIKLQLGKLRLALPLREIVESQRRTNNIEILPVTLEHALTLENLPAHHKDPFDRLLIAQAIVEEAALVSADPNIAKYVVQVVW from the coding sequence ATGAAATTGCTCCTGGACACGCATACGTTTATCTGGTGGGACAGTGAACCCGCTAAACTTTCGCCCCAAGCTTTAGCGCTCTGCCAAGATCGTCAGAATGTTTTGCTCCTCAGCGTAGTTAGCGTGTGGGAAATGCAAATCAAACTCCAGTTGGGCAAACTTCGACTGGCTTTACCCTTGAGAGAAATTGTCGAAAGTCAAAGGCGAACCAACAACATTGAGATTCTGCCTGTTACTCTAGAACACGCGCTGACCTTGGAGAATTTGCCTGCTCATCACAAAGACCCCTTTGACCGATTGCTGATTGCTCAGGCTATCGTCGAAGAAGCAGCTCTTGTGAGTGCAGACCCAAACATTGCCAAGTATGTCGTGCAAGTCGTTTGGTAA